The Sporomusaceae bacterium genomic sequence GGAAACCAAAACCTACACCCTGATGCGCCCCCAGGCCATATCACGCGCCACCGCCGCCCGGACAGTAACGGAAGGCATGTCCCGGGTCATCGCCGTCACCAGCGGCAAAGGCGGTGTCGGCAAAACCACCTTCACCATCAATCTCGCCATCGCCCTTGCCGCGCAAAACAAAAGGGTTTTCATCATCGACGCCGACCTCGGCACCGCCAATGTCGACGTGCTGCTGCGCCTGAGCGCCAAATACAACATCACCCACCTCCTGTCAGGCGACAAAAGCCTCCTCGACATCGCCGTCCCGGCGCCCGGCAACATTGCCGTCATCCCCGGCGGCTCCGGCCTGCAGGCCCTCACCCAAATGACCGAGACCCAATTCAGCCGTTTCATCGCCAGCTTCAACCAACTAGACGGCCTGGCCGACATAATCCTCCTCGACACCGGCGCAGGCATCTCCCGCGATGTCTCAAACTTTCTCCTCGCCGCTGACGAAACGGTAATCGTCACGACCCCCGAGCCCCACGCCATCACCGACGCTTACGCCATCATCAAAGTCACCCACAATCTCGCCTGCCAGACCAAGCAGATGCTGGTCGTCAACCGGGCGGA encodes the following:
- a CDS encoding AAA family ATPase, encoding MSDAISLVIGQPLQIKSLTPRATPPFTSRIVAETPHTITISIPYDQGRIILLPVGSRLELTVTQGLQDHVFTGEILSRDLEETKTYTLMRPQAISRATAARTVTEGMSRVIAVTSGKGGVGKTTFTINLAIALAAQNKRVFIIDADLGTANVDVLLRLSAKYNITHLLSGDKSLLDIAVPAPGNIAVIPGGSGLQALTQMTETQFSRFIASFNQLDGLADIILLDTGAGISRDVSNFLLAADETVIVTTPEPHAITDAYAIIKVTHNLACQTKQMLVVNRAENQQEADMAASRLLGTVGRYLGREIEYIGYIQDDPLVSRSLKQQQPFQLASPQSVPARNISAIAARLLNKPVPAPAGMTGFISKMFSLMRGK